In Delphinus delphis unplaced genomic scaffold, mDelDel1.2 scaffold_399, whole genome shotgun sequence, the genomic stretch TGCCACTGCTGACGCCAGCCCTCCAGGTGCCTCTCCTGTTGGCACGGTTGCTATTCAGAATGTACTGATGGTATCTGGCCCAGAAAGCGAAGGGGATCCTGGACCAGGCGTCGCCAAAATCTCCATCCTCATCCCAGGTCAGGAGCTCGACCTGTATGTCGTCCCAGCTCCACCGTCCAATCAGAGCTTCCTCCCCGATGTTCATCTGGGCCCTCATCTGGGCCCTGGCATGTTCCTCAGCCATATCCACATCCATCGTCTTGAAAGCATCATCCACAGCCTCCAAGAAATGAGCCCTCCATTCCCGGGGGTCTCGGTTCTGATACTGCGGTGGAAGAACAGCAGCCGTCGGAACAGCTACCCCACCTCGCTCAGCACCTGCTTCCTGCCATACGCCCTCCTGAGCGCTTTGCAAAATCATGATAGAAACCCGCACGACTGGAATCGGGCTCCCATTATTTTGTGCCAGACCTGGGATTTCGCCCCACCCACTCACTACGTCTGTGAACTTGTGTCAGTGACTTAggaacctttctgggcctcagcgAACCAACGAGGTATGGGAAACTCCAGCCAGAACAGAGGCTCTGCCTTACCTGGGCGATGAATCTCAGCACCCTCATCTTGCTGGTCTCGTGGCGGGCGCGCAGGCCCCAGAGGAACTCATACTCGGGGGGGCTGCTATTGGGGATCTTCTTGTATTCCAGGTACCTGCgtgagagaggaaaataaacttctgctTCCAGCCAGGCAGACCTGTTGCTGCACCAGTGGCTCCCAGGTGGCCCCTTCCCAGCCCCGAGGCTGCAGCTTGGCTGCCGCAGGAGGCCTGCCCTGGCCCCGCAGCCCTTGCCTCGCTCCCACGCTCACTCCCAGGGGTTTCTGCCTCCAAAACTGAGGTGCTCACACCCTTAGGCCACTGGTCCTGCCCAGCAGCCACGTGGAGGTGCAGGGGGCACGTGTAGGGTATTTGTTCATAGGAAGGCCACGAGTTTTGTGCCCCTTGTCACAATAACCCAGGTTCCTGTTGGGTGTGTTGTAAACAGAGGAGCCATTTCTTCAGGCCCCCTGCTCTGAGCACACCCCACCATGGGGCTCGTCCGTGGCCTGGCTGAACCCTGGGACAGTCCACCCTAGAAAATGACTGTACAGGAAGAAACAGTCAACCAAGAGCAGTGGACTCCATGCATACTCTCgaccatctgtgtgtgtgtgtgtgtgtgtgtgtgtgtgtgtgtgtgtgtgtgtggtgcagggggcgggggtgggggtggtgaacATGCATACGGGCCTGTGTGAGGGCACACAAGATCTCCAAGCACCGAGGATGGGGTGGGCCTGGGCTAGAAGGTCAGCGGGGCTGGACTCCAGGCCCAAATGGGCCTTATCCCAGCCGGAGCCATGTCAGGCTTCCACTCTCTGAGCCCCAGGCTCCTGAGATGTAAAGCCGGGGACACTGCCTAGAGGGCAGGTGCTGAACGAGATGGGGACTGTACCACCCCACCTGGTGCTCGCAGTCAGCATGTGCTCCCTTTCCCCAAGCCTCCCTGGAATTGCCCTCCCCCCAACACTcacattcccccccaccccacactcacACCAGACACCCATCCCTCTGGTGTTAAGACATGGGCTGGGGAATGGCTTCCTCAGCCAGAGCAGCACACGAGGAAGGCCTGAGTGGGAGGCAAAGTGAACTCAGTCGATACTCACTTCTGCTTCACAAAGTCCTCTGTAATGAGTTTCCTCAGATCGCCCAGGAATGGGTGCCTCACCCTGAGTGCAAGGAAAGGAATGCATGACTAGAGACAGTGGCAGTGCCCGGGGTGGGCGGGAGCACTCCCAGCAGGACTGAGAGCTTCCCAGCCTGTGGGGTGTCCCCATGGATGCCTGGgccggcagcagaggccagacgGCCACTTGTCAGCGACGCCCCAGGGAGGGGTTTGACGGAGCCCCCAGGTCCGATGGTTTCTCTTAGTTCTCATCTGGGAACAGAGAAGGCACACGGAGCAGAGGGGGTGCTCAGTGCTCAGGACCGTTTCCCCACGCACCCTGGTGGGACCCTTTGCGCTCTACCTAGTCCAGGACGCCACGCCCCGCAGAGACCACTAGGCCACTGCAATCCCGGGGCCTCTTGTGCCCAAGGACAGACACACTGAGGAGTGGGAGCCGAGAGACCCCAATCATACCCGGGGCGCAGTCCCATCTTGCGTAGTGCCTCCCAGAGGACAGCTGCGAGGGGAGATGAGGTACAAGAGTTTAGCACACGGAGGTGAGAGGGCGGGCAACCCCCCAGCTGCAGGTCCAGCCACTCACCCTCGCTGGCACGGTTGCCGTTCATGAAGATGACGCCCAGAATCACCAAGAGGAGACTCAGTCTGGGAGTGTCCTTGGTCCTGAAGGTGTAGAAAGAGGGATCCTGTCCAGCAGCCATTTTCCCGGGGGGACCACAGCCGGCTCACTCAACTAGCCTCTCCCAGATTGCTGGGCTACAGGGCAGCTCCTCCTACTCTGTATGGCTTGCGCTACCTGGTCCAGACAATTCATTCCTCGGCCTGAGACTGAGTCCCTTCATCCATCAAATGGGGATGCTAACACCTCCTCCCAGGGCTCTGCCGAGGATGGGGTTAGGCAGGGAGCAAACGGTTGGCAACCCTGTGTCCAGAGGCACATCCAGACCTTCCCTGCCCTTTGCGCATTGCGTCGGGAGCACAACTCCACTGGAGAGCACCCCCACACCCCCGTCCCCCTCCCGAGGCCCACTCTGCCAAGCCCTGGCCAGGACCTTAGCAGGGAGAGGCAACCAAGGAGCTTGCTTTCCTaggaagatgggggtggggaagggtgggcaGGGGCGAAACCCAGAGAGCAGCAAATCCTCGGCCCAGGCTACTGCCCCTGCCAGCCCTTAACTGCTCAGCACCGCTAACTCTGGGTGGGAGCCGTGCTAGGCCCCCCAACCCCACTTTCCCGTTTCTCTGAGAGGAGCGGGGAGGCACCACCAAGGAAGGCCACCACCCTCCTGTGCTCTCTCACTTTCCCAGGAGGCGGGCTGACGAATCCCGTGTGCAGACAAGAATGTAGAGGTGTTCTTCCTTGTCGATTTCCTTCAGGTGGATCCCAAACTTCTACATGGGGGAGAAAACAGAATGTGAGATCAAACATCCATGTTGGGTGTCCTGCAGGCAGTCACTCAATTCCCCGTTAGAGCTTTTCCTTGGCGGGGAGCCCCAagccctgggggaggaggaagaagagaggccGCAGAGGAAGTACCCTGTGGGAGCACTGACACTGGCTGAGACAATGGGATCCACCTCAGGAGACCACAGACACTCAGAGAGCACGAACggcaagaaggagggaaggaggcaggcagACGAAGCTCCCAGGTGGAGaggccagggagggcttccttCCAGAGCACATAGTCCTGCCCTTGGGCCTCGAGGggatgcagggggcaagggttcccTGTGGCCCCTGCTCCACAGAGCTGCCCCCGGCCCCGCACCCACCTTTTCCAGAGTGTACGTTGCTCGTTCAATGATCTCAGGGAAATGTTCATCGTATTCTCGGATGACATCCTTCAGCATGTctgcaggaggggaggggtgggcaaaGCACCGAGGCTGAGCAGGGGCCACAGAGCTGCAGCTTTTCTGTCAGCCCTGCTGAAGGGAGCACACTCAGGACCCCACACCGTGCAAATGGAGCCATCAGCCAggcctgatgtgtgtgtgtgggcatctGATGGGAGGCCCACAGGGCAGGGTtgtgggaggggggaagggcagaGCTCAGGGAGGGGGCACAGGTTGCCCACCTGAGCGCTTGATGGGGATCTTCTTGTAGTCTTTAATCATCAGATATTTCACCAACTTGTTTGCCTGGAGAAGGAGGGAGCACACGGGTAGACCAAGGCGTGGGCGACCTCAAAGAACAGGCCCGCAAGGGAGGAGAGGAGCgagatgggggaagggcaggCTTCTTACCCTCTCTTGCAGAAGGGTCACATTGCGGGGTGGCAAGCACAGTACGTGCCTTGAGGGTACCTGGGACCTCAGGGCCATGGGGGGCCGAGGGGCCATCTGAGGCCGCACAGTTGTCAGTGGGGGCTGCGATGCCCTCCAGGTCGGTGGGACCGCAGGAGGCTCTCTCTCCTCCTCGCTGCTCTCATATTCGTCATCCAGGTGCTTGGACTGTACCATTAGACAGAGGAGAGACTCAGGGCTACCAGGCTACCCGTGcaaaagcacctggcacacatcTTAACCAGAGCAGGTACTTGGAGATAAGGGTGGTAGGAACAGCGGATGACACGTGCCGAGtgcttactaagtgccaggcactgagccaaCCGCTTCTCCCTCCAGGCCTGAGGGTAGGGACTACGTGGAGTAAAAACATGCTGGTTAACCTGTCTTGGAGAAACATGCACAAGctgagagaagaggggagggaaggagagggaaggagaggggaggggaagggaggggatgcggggagggagaggaggaggcagagaggagagggccCAGAAAGCAGGGGAGCAAGGGGGGTTGGAGACAGCAGGGAGGTCTCACCTTCTTTGTCCTCTTGCCTCccatcctggcccagggctccgCACTCTGCTGAGAGGTGGCAGCTGCACCCTCAGGCTCAGGGATGCTCGTGGCCATCTTGGCCTTGGCAGCAGCTGCTGCCACAACATTCTGAGGCTCCACCCACCGAGTCTTGGCGAGAGCCTTCCCAGACTTGGTCGTCTTTGGCCGGGTGGCTGCCCCCTCCCCGGCAGAGGCTGCCTGGGGCCCCCCGGAGGCAGCACTGGGGCCCTCTGTGGCAGCCTCTTGGGCCGGGGCAGGTCTCTTGGGGCGTGGGAAGGCCATGCCACTGACACCTGCCGGCTGGGTGAAATCAAAGACATCGTTCTGACCCAGGAAGGCTGTTTTGGGCCGGGTGGCATCCATCTCACTGGCACGTGGGGCCTGGGAGAAAGCACAGGCCGTACTAGGGCCCTCGGCAGCAGCCTCCTGGGCCCGGGAGGATGTCTGGGGCTGCGTGGACCTTGCTGGAGCCCCGGGGGTGGCCATCTCGCTCTTGACTAGCATCTGGGAGCTGTGCGGAGAAGCAAGGCTTGTCTC encodes the following:
- the LOC132419357 gene encoding melanoma-associated antigen D4 isoform X2 — protein: MAEGSYHKESEGYNVEDMDEGSDEVGEEDMVEGNDYEEFGAFGGYGALTSFDIRILRAFGSLGPGFRILANEPWELENPMLARTLLEAFRMDPETLANEPAARAANVARAASSNQAARAAAAAARATYHQVVANHSVATDQGSGGDTQPMTSAAEAQAATLETSLASPHSSQMLVKSEMATPGAPARSTQPQTSSRAQEAAAEGPSTACAFSQAPRASEMDATRPKTAFLGQNDVFDFTQPAGVSGMAFPRPKRPAPAQEAATEGPSAASGGPQAASAGEGAATRPKTTKSGKALAKTRWVEPQNVVAAAAAKAKMATSIPEPEGAAATSQQSAEPWARMGGKRTKKSKHLDDEYESSEEEREPPAVPPTWRASQPPLTTVRPQMAPRPPMALRSQVPSRHVLCLPPRNVTLLQERANKLVKYLMIKDYKKIPIKRSDMLKDVIREYDEHFPEIIERATYTLEKKFGIHLKEIDKEEHLYILVCTRDSSARLLGKTKDTPRLSLLLVILGVIFMNGNRASEAVLWEALRKMGLRPGVRHPFLGDLRKLITEDFVKQKYLEYKKIPNSSPPEYEFLWGLRARHETSKMRVLRFIAQYQNRDPREWRAHFLEAVDDAFKTMDVDMAEEHARAQMRAQMNIGEEALIGRWSWDDIQVELLTWDEDGDFGDAWSRIPFAFWARYHQYILNSNRANRRGTWRAGVSSGTNGAASTSMLDGPSTSSTIRTRNAARTSASFFSWIQ
- the LOC132419357 gene encoding melanoma-associated antigen D4 isoform X1 → MAEGSYHKESEGYNVEDMDEGSDEVGEEDMVEGNDYEEFGAFGGYGALTSFDIRILRAFGSLGPGFRILANEPWELENPMLARTLLEAFRMDPETLANEPAARAANVARAASSNQAARAAAAAARATYHQVVANHSVATDQGSGGDTQPMTSAAEAQAATLETSLASPHSSQMLVKSEMATPGAPARSTQPQTSSRAQEAAAEGPSTACAFSQAPRASEMDATRPKTAFLGQNDVFDFTQPAGVSGMAFPRPKRPAPAQEAATEGPSAASGGPQAASAGEGAATRPKTTKSGKALAKTRWVEPQNVVAAAAAKAKMATSIPEPEGAAATSQQSAEPWARMGGKRTKKSKHLDDEYESSEEEREPPAVPPTWRASQPPLTTVRPQMAPRPPMALRSQVPSRHVLCLPPRNVTLLQERANKLVKYLMIKDYKKIPIKRSDMLKDVIREYDEHFPEIIERATYTLEKKFGIHLKEIDKEEHLYILVCTRDSSARLLGKTKDTPRLSLLLVILGVIFMNGNRASEAVLWEALRKMGLRPGVRHPFLGDLRKLITEDFVKQKYLEYKKIPNSSPPEYEFLWGLRARHETSKMRVLRFIAQYQNRDPREWRAHFLEAVDDAFKTMDVDMAEEHARAQMRAQMNIGEEALIGRWSWDDIQVELLTWDEDGDFGDAWSRIPFAFWARYHQYILNSNRANRRGTWRAGVSSGTNGAASTSMLDGPSTSSTIRTRNAARTSASFFSWIQQR